The sequence ATTTTCGCCCtgctgtgggtggcggtaccgatagtctgggtgggtcattcaccactcaggactaccgtgacaggagcccaagggacccatcacagctcggcaggttactgaccatttggggacacaAACCGGCCATACAAACAgctaccaacatcacacctgtgtgctggactgtgGAGCTGAGAGTCTATTTTATatgtgttatattcttgtactgtaTACTTGCTGTAACGTTCTGCAAGCAGCTGCAGGCAAAGGCCCCTCCCATTCTGTTACTATGTTCTATGTCTATGGGAATTTTGTTATTTTATGCTTTTTGCTTTAACTCAAGGTTTCACCACCAggggtcagtgttttgtatgtgaacctgtagatattgcacagctgtagtaaacaaagggttactgctccCTCTGTATTGTTTGATCTTGTTGTCTAATGGAGAgtcttctttctcttctgcctATCCCTATACTTCTCTCTCtgcacactttcttctccaccactcacaggggctcttacacacccttgtaggaagtagttaTGCGGTGGACTATCgcacaacgactgtttacatgaacgatcggtgaattttttgcgaacgatgaacgacgatatgatgacatgttgaaagagcaAAACGAACGatgtctcgttcgtcgtttgatcgttcgctgcgtttacacgtacgattattgttcgaatttgatagttatcgcgcaaattcgcacgataatcgttacgtgtaaacgcaccataagtgttcTGTATTTcaagagactgttcagtaaagccaagatatttattctactgggactcagtcatcattgcaccagcacctacacacaccggcTACACtatccttgggttatttttccccctttctgtgggtggcggtaccgacagtccgggtgggtcatctctcctcTTAGGACTacagtgacaggagcccaagggacccatcacagcccggcaggtcaccgaccactggGGAACAATACAAACCGGCCATatataaagcaggtaccaacaccacACTTGTgttctggactagcactggcgtcacgaaaaTCACTGTCACTGGCCAAAAACTGCCACCACTGCTGCCAcgttcaccatcaccaccactgccTCCGCCACTGCTGCTGCattcaccacctcctccactaccaCCACCGCTGCTGCGTTCACCCCCCTCTACTGCCAcgttcaccatcaccaccactgccTCTGCCACCGCTGCTGCGTTCACcccccctccactgccaccactgCTTTCTCCACCACTGCCTTTACCACCGCTGCTGCATTCACCACCCCCACCACTGCCACTGCCACCACCGCTGCGTTCACCAACTCCTCCACCCCCACCACTGCCTCCGCTGCTGCATTCACCAGCCCCTCTACTGCCTCTGCCTCCACTCCCTCCGCCACCTCCACCACTTTCTCTGCCTTCAATGCCAACTCATTCACCACCTCCTTCACCGCCACCACTGCCTCCGCCACCTCCACCACTGACGCCACCATCTCCGCTACTCCCTCCATCATTgttgcctccaccaccactgcctcCACTACCACCGCTGCCTCCACCACCCCCTGCACTGCCATCACCACCGCTGCCTCCACCACCCCCTGCACTGCCATCACCACCGCTGCCTCCACCACCCCCTGCACTGCCATCACCACCGCTGCCTCCACCACCCCCTGCACTGCCATCACCACCCCTGCCTCCACCACCCCCCACACTGCACTTACTTTGATTGAGTATATAAGAGCCACAACTCCGAGAGGAAGACACAAGAACAGGCTGAGGATGGAGAATGACATGTAGTCCTTTGTTCTTGGCGGAGCCGTCCTGGAAGGTGCAGTGGTGATGACGATGTTTGGTGGGAGCCCATTGGTGGCCATTGCTGGGTACGGTGGATACACATAGGCCGTGTTTGGTGGTAAAGCTGAGTAAGGTGGGGGGGAGCCTTGAGAGTACACCAGGGTTGTAGGGATTCTTGAGGACTGGCCGACACCTGCCGGATATGTGGACTTTCTAGTCAATGGTGGAGGCTCGGAGGAGTAAGATGGTGGAGGCTCGGAGGAGTAAGATGGCGGAGGCTCCTCATAGCCTGGATTCATGGACCTCTCGTGGGGCTTCCAGGGGTCCATCGCTCCTTCGGCTCTAGACGTCTTCCTATATCAACATCTAAGACAACAATAATGGCCGCTAATTTATATACAATTTCCATAATGAGTGAGAGATACATATAGAATCTCCTTCCTTCCAAGGTTTCCTGCCAGGAACATGACAAGGGCCGCCCATTTACATCGGGAGCCAGATCCTGTCTCCTCTCGTCTTTCTAGGTCACGTCTTTGTGGATGAGTGATGGCCGCGGCATGAGGGGTGGGGATCTCATCACACGCGTATTACACCACTAATTATTACTATTGTGTCGCTATTGCTTAAGTGGGGGCGTGGCCTGGTAGAGGAAGGGCGTGGTCTGCCACTTAGGGGGTGGGGTTATtgatattagtaattacacaccACAGTGTATGTGTCAGCGTCACAACAATAAGACTTGTAATCTACAAATAAGAGCAGaaagtatgtgacccccccccccccgacaattATACCGTAATAATAtagagtccaggcctgttatgTGCAACTGCCGCCTTACAAGCAGCCGACTGacattgtgctgttctgtagtctacaaggacacccagatccttctctaccagCGACTGCACCAGTGTAACCAACCCAGGAcgtatgctgcaggttattactccccttaGGACGTaagctgcaggttattactccccctaggacgtatgctgcaggttattactccctctaggacgtatgctgcaggttattactcccctaggacatatgatactgcaggttattactccccttaggacgtatgctgcaggttattactccctctaggacgtatgctgcaggttattactccccctaggacatatgatgctgcaggttattactcccccgaGGACATATGaagctgcaggttattactccccttaggacatatgatgctgcaggttattactccccctaggacgtATGCTGCTTCAGGTTATTACCcccctaggacataggatgctgcaggttattactccctctaggacgtatgctgcaggttattactccctctaGGACATATGATAGACACccacacaggaggagatttacTCTTAATCCAGAAGTTCGGGTCTCCATATGACAGTAATGCCTGTGACCCCCATTGGATCCCATTATGGTCTCTTGATGTGTCTGTAGTTATGGAAACCCGAACTTCTGCATTAACAGAGTAAATCTTTGCTAATCCGGCGGCGGGCCATCAGGACAGGTAGACTTTAGGAGTTATCCCTTCTCCAGTGTAATCttggagtatatagtatatagaaacAATGAGCGGACACCACAGATATACAGTGATAAGTAATAGAAACCTACCGGGTGCACTGGTGTCCACACAGCACTTAGTGTCCTCAGAGTGTATGAGACATCACATGTACCGCGTTCTGAGATATCTCGCTGTCAGGTCTGTGCCATCTATACAAGGGGATGATAACCAGAACAATGGCTGCCATCTCCGGAGCACGAGGTGAGAGCCTGGATTATCAAGCTGATATATAAGTAAAATACTATTAGGCTAATCGAcatctgtgtggtgtcccaccacgtgttttgctattggttacacccttcgcaagtCTGAacttattgtaagtggtgatgttggtttcgccactagatgtcgctattgtaggtaTGTGTACTCAATTGCTGCACAGCTAAAGTATGGGAAGGGTTCTTGTTTGCTTGTGTGTTACATGGATTTGCGAACCTATGAAAgaatcttcttctgtcctatcatctctctctttacttcttctttatgcactcttcacccactcacagcgcaccttacagggagctgtagataggaatttaagtgggtagaggaagtgtagaggtcttttgtattggacgttgtaggggaaggacTCAAGCTGGAACactccctacagtggtcctctctgggccctggccctctgccaggtccccagtcttagtatgcagtcttagtcaggttcctgtatggtgaggaagaAAGACTaacctaacagtttctcctcaagtaaccttacttagcactatgcagtgttaaacccctcacaggagaggacacgtcagagaatatctcaacccacgccatggagagtcacaatgcaggacagtatccacaaaagcagaaagctaggaactcatccaaatagagcaaagttgctagaagcctatgaactcgcAGCGCGGTTGTGAGCAGGAAACCCTCAGTAGTCCGCTTATTCCAGgcaacagggtctggggcttgtgtcaccctctaggatgggtcacccgacactggtagggcaacaggtggttcattTCGACAAAGGTGGATGCACGGGCACAAgggcctcatcctccaacatcccggcagagcacagtactacatgggttgggactctcacaacatcctcctctctgctcctctgattcttctataTATCTGTCAACACgaaacccagtcagcacgactgtactcctcgctatactcctgtcacagatctggatcctgtacgATTTAGCgtattatcaagtgtaacgtATCCTGTCAAggcacagctgtatgttctgctgcacacaggaactttcagagtaaacaagatattatttatggtaaagagactctgtgattctttgccccgcaccaacacagtgtacACATGCGGTGTACCCCGgagtgatgttatatcggaggaacagccggtcacttgccagatggggATGTGTGACTCCACACCAgaggtggttggccgaggtacAGCCGGGCCTTGGTGTGTTGTCGCATGACGCCAGTGCCTAGTGGGCACACGGGTGTGATGACACGCCTGCTTTGAGTGttgaaggccggttgtacccttttctcctgtggtcagtgtcctgccgggctgctactgggtcccttgggtaagAGTGATCACGGATGGTCAGTGTGGTATATTGACCCCCCCAGAATGTaagacccgccacccacagaaaggggaagtgtcccaaggttgcgatgtgtgctgtgtcggtgggttgcgagaaatcacagagtctctttgacTTAAAGAAAGCCGGTTTACtaattgcaaatgtgcagcaggtcatacagaataAGCAGTATAAGGTTTCTCTGgataacacacttgacaatagttcccaataaatacttgacaaaaCGGGAACCTGATcagtagtagaagtgcagtgtaggatgtagtcgtgctgactgggtagtGTGGTGAGTGATATGAAGAAACAGAGTAGTAGGGAGGAGGATGCCTTAAGAGttccaacccatgtagtaatgccctctaccgggatgttggaggatgaggtagaatacttaaaagaagaagaagaacacctgtgcccgtgtattggctttgagttagtcttcacaccaccttatgcccactagactcggctgaaccttcctagagggtgacacaggccccagaccttgttacctgggatgagcggaatgctgagggttccctgctgacaccagctctgcaagatagagttcataggcttactgcaactttgctctatctggatcagttcctagctcctGGCTTTCCTGGCTttcgtggatactgtcctgcactgtgatactccttgtccacggcgtgggttgaggttgtctatgacttgtcctctcctaagaggggtttgacactgcatagtgctgtgtaggaTAAGTTGAAGAGAAGCTGTAGGTTACATCCTGTGTCTGCAGAGTCTAGCTACAAAAGTCTCTCTGGACTGGTTCTGCTGTCCCTGACAGgtgacctggcaggagccaggcccAGTCTGACTACAGCAGGGAGCGTTCTACCTTGTGTCCTCtctgcacaggaacctgactGAGCTATACTTCctgtacccatgtgacttcctatctcccagCATCTCTatcgtgtgctgtgagtgggtgagaggaGAGTGTGAGAAAAGAGAAAGATAAGGATAAGGATTCCTATTGGCTCACAGATCCATTAACCCattaataagggccctattccatgggacgatatcatttgcataatcgttaacgataaatggccgctattgttcacccatttacgtggaacgataatcgttacttatgatcgttcttgcggtcgtcttgtcgtcgctattgcgtttgtcactactgcgaacgacgtctttttcaatgcaaacgatttgcgaatgagcgacgataaaaataggtccaggtcttattaaacgatcaatgatttatTGTTCTGTCGTTaaccgttaactgctattcaaccgaacgattatcgcttagattagaacgatttaacgataatctgaaggtgacccatggaatagggccctaactttggCTGTGCAATAGACATgtacaatactgacatctagtggtggacaaTAAAATAACTTCTAAAGACTCCAGCATTACTTAAAGAGgaagtaccatcaggtacattcgctttaacatgacccacgaaTAGAACGGGGAAGTTGGTGCCGCTGTCCGTTTTTTTTGAACCTCTATgccatggctccattgattctaaagggaagtgggctgcagttcaaaaaacggaccggggcaccggcttccctgtgacggcgacGTTCTAcccatgggtcatattaaagaggatgtagaggacaagtgtaaaaagaaaaagaaccaccatggtgggacaccacacacacttcttgggtcatttcccctttctgtgggtggcagtgcccaTAGTCCCGGAGGGTCACTACTAtttcggaccaccatgataacagcccaagggaccccacagcaacccggcaggtcactgaccacaggggaacaaggtgtatccaGCCCTCCaacctaaaagcaggtgtgccaccatacctgtgcgcCCAACCAACACTGGCATCTGTGAGTGTGTGGTTCGGACCCCAGTCTTGgtgcctgtgtgagtgtgtggttcGGACCCCAGTCTTGGTGTCTCTGTGAGTGTGTGGTTCGGACCCCAGTCTTGGTGTCTCTGTGAGTGTGTGGTTCGGACCCCAGTCTTGGTGTCTCTGTAAGTGTGTGGTTCGGACCCCAGTCttggtgtctgtgtgagtgtgtggttcGGACCCCAGTCTTGgtgcctgtgtgagtgtgtggttcGGACCCCAGTGTTGGTGTCTCTGTGAGTGTGTGGTTCGGACCCCAGTGTTGGTGTCTCTGTGAGTGTGTGGTTCGGACCCCAGTCTTGGTGTCTCTGTGAGTGTGTGGTTCGGACCCCAGTGttggtgtctgtgtgagtgtgtggttcGGACCCCAGTCTTGCTGCCTGTGTGAGTATGTGATTCGGACCCCAGTCTTGGTGTCTCTGTGAGTGTGTGGTTCGGACCCCAGTGttggtgtctgtgtgagtgtgtggttcGGACCCCAGTCTTGGTGCCTGTGAGAGTGTGTGGTACGGACCCCAGTCTTGGTGTCTCTGTGAGTGTGTGGTTCGGACCCCAGTCTTGGTGTCTCTGTGAGTGTGTGGTTCGGACCCCAGTCTTGGTGTCTCTGTGAGTGTGTGGTTCGGACCCCAGTCTTGGTGTCTCTGTGAGTGTGTGGTTCGGACTCCAGTCTTGCTGCCTGTGTGAGTATGTGATTCGGACCCCAGTCTTGGTGTCTCTGTGAGTGTGTGTTTCGGACCCCAGTGttggtgtctgtgtgagtgtgtgtttcggaccccagtgttggtgtctctgtgagtgtgtgtttcggaccccagtgttggtgtctgtgtgagtgtgtggttcGGACCCCAGTCTTGGTGCCTGTGAGAGTGTGTGGTTCGGACCCCAGTCttggtgtctgtgtgagtgtgtggtacAGACCCCAGTGTTGGTGCCTGTGTAAGTGTGATTCGGACCCCAGTGTTGGTGCCTGTGTAAGTGTGATTCGGACCCCAGTGTTGGTGCCTGTGTAAGTGTGTTTCGGACCCCAGTGTTGGTGTCTGTGTAAGTGTGTGGTACGGACCCCAGTCttggtgtctgtgtgagtgtgtggtacGGACCCCAGTGTTGGTGCCTGTGTAAGTGTGTGGTACGGACCCCAGTCttggtgtctgtgtgagtgtgtggttcggaccccagtgttggtgcctgtgtgagtgtgtggttcggaccccagtgttggtgtctgtgtgagtgtgtgtttcggaccccagtgttggtgcctgtgtgagtgtgtggttcGGACTCCAGTCTTGCTGCCTGTGTGAGTATGTGATTCGGACCCCAGTCTTGGTGTCTCTGTGAGTGTGTGTTTCGGACCCCAGTCttggtgtctgtgtgagtgtgtgtttcGGACCCCAGTCTTGGTGTCTCTGTGAGTGTGTGTTTCGGACCCCAGTGttggtgtctgtgtgagtgtgtggttcGGACCCCAGTCTTGGTGCCTGTGAGAGTGTGTGGTTCGGACCCCAGTCttggtgtctgtgtgagtgtgtggtacAGACCCCAGTGTTGGTGCCTGTGTAAGTGTGATTCGGACCCCAGTGTTGGTGCCTGTGTAAGTGTGATTCGGACCCCAGTGTTGGTGCCTGTGTAAGTGTGATTCGGACCCCAGTGTTGGTGCCTGTGTAAGTGTGATTCGGACCCCAGTCTTGGTGTCTCTGTGAGTGTGTGGTACGGACCCCAGTCttggtgtctgtgtgagtgtgtggtacGGACCCCAGTGTTGGTGCCTGTGTAAGTGTGTGGTACGGACCCCAGTCTTGGTGTCTATGTGAGTGTGTGGTTCGGACCCCAGTGTTGgtgcctgtgtgagtgtgtggttcggaccccagtgttggtgtctgtgtgagtgtgtggtacGGACCCCAGTGTTGGTGCCTGTGAGAGTGTGTGTTTCGGACCCCAGTCTTGGTGTCTCTGTGAGTGTGTGGTTCGGACCCCAGTGTTgatgtctgtgtgagtgtgtgtttcGGACCCCAGTCTTGGTGTCTCTGTGAGTGTGTGGTTCGGACCCCAGTGttggtgtctgtgtgagtgtgtggttcGGACCCCAGTCTTGGTGCCTGTGAGAGTGTGTGGTTCGGACCCCAGTCttggtgtctgtgtgagtgtgtggtacAGACCCCAGTGTTGGTGCCTGTGTAAGTGTGATTCGGACCCCAGTGTTGGTGCCTGTGTAAGTGTGATTCGGACCCCAGTGTTGGTGCCTGTGTAAGTGTGATTCGGACCCCAGTGTTGGTGCCTGTGTAAGTGTGATTCGGACCCCAGTCTTGGTGTCTCTGTGAGTGTGTGGTACGGACCCCAGTCttggtgtctgtgtgagtgtgtggtacGGACCCCAGTGTTGGTGCCTGTGTAAGTGTGTGGTACGGACCCCAGTCTTGGTGTCTATGTGAGTGTGTGGTTCGGACCCCAGTGTTGgtgcctgtgtgagtgtgtggttcggaccccagtgttggtgtctgtgtgagtgtgtgtttcGGACCCCAGTCttggtgtctgtgtgagtgtgtggtacGGACCCCAGTGTTGGTGCCTGTGAGAGTGTGTGTTTCGGACCCCAGTCTTGGTGTCTCTGTGAGTGTGTGGTTCGGACCCCAGTGTTgatgtctgtgtgagtgtgtgtttcGGACCCCAGTCTTGGTGTCTCTGTGAGTGTGTGGTTCGGACCCCAGTGTTGGTGTCTCTGTGAGTGTGTGGTTCGGACCCCAGTGTTGgtgcctgtgtgagtgtgtggtacGGACCCCAGTGTTGATGTCTCTGTGAGTGTGTGGTACGGACCCCAGTCTTGGTGCCTGTGAGAGTGTGTGATTCGGACCCCAGTGTTGgtgcctgtgtgagtgtgtggttcGGACCCCAGTGTTGGTGTCTGTGAGAGTGTGTGGTACGGACCCCAGTGTTgatgtctgtgtgagtgtgtggttcGGACCCCAGTGTTGGTGTCTCTGTGAGTGTGTGGTACGGACCCCAGTGTTGATGTCTCTGTGAGTGTGTGGTTCGGACCCCAGTGttggtgtctgtgtgagtgtgtggtacGGACCCCAGTGTTgatgtctgtgtgagtgtgtggttcgga is a genomic window of Dendropsophus ebraccatus isolate aDenEbr1 chromosome 12, aDenEbr1.pat, whole genome shotgun sequence containing:
- the LOC138769655 gene encoding proline rich transmembrane protein 1B-like translates to MDPWKPHERSMNPGYEEPPPSYSSEPPPSYSSEPPPLTRKSTYPAGVGQSSRIPTTLVYSQGSPPPYSALPPNTAYVYPPYPAMATNGLPPNIVITTAPSRTAPPRTKDYMSFSILSLFLCLPLGVVALIYSIKTRSAVKRGDEEAAVEASHKALSLNKISRFGILIIITLVSILLFYFIRRQFYTEHIMAG